A portion of the Bactrocera neohumeralis isolate Rockhampton chromosome 2, APGP_CSIRO_Bneo_wtdbg2-racon-allhic-juicebox.fasta_v2, whole genome shotgun sequence genome contains these proteins:
- the LOC126767642 gene encoding protein TRC8 homolog isoform X1: MSVRTKVLGLVDVMMRVPPILVIDEVLKISMGLPTRFYPSPSDPSLLTAEFTANQTPSNTKMTVEASTVFTELNNASLINSTSGDNAGGDSPLERAIINASATAATSGVLSSSFGNMMNELSQDTFLSDVLSITSVKFIVCLFVFLSAACIFMLWTRHLVMVYMFVISLGLTFISYWSNVSALALMEKSPCLLEDLLSLNMARLLDTGGIALSVLPHLVAQWFMGMLFAYVHLGPRYPTIQKIMPVVFAGPIFLAMLPLPPRIIKDLPVLAGAVPLILTKMTMLNSAVDAAKTVYNGYQYAMNFVSNFGLSALIENEWQRLNVPCVLRVFWSIRIGQELISIVRLSDGTAPIGFFPTMQKLLVDGCETLTAVLGMTSIISVICHYIGRGFQWYLLTFDNDEEKSLGTVSAVLFYILALQTGLTSLSPDKRFVRLCRNLCLLITALLHFLHNIVSPILMSLSAARNPSRKRHVRALSVCAFLVVTPICLLAVLWSRHSPSTWLLAVTAFSVEVVVKVLVSLATYTLFLLDARRQTFWEKLDDYLYYVRAFGNSVEFCFGILLFFNGAWILVFESAENVIGGTIRAVMMCIHAYFNIWCEARAGWSVFMKRRSAVHKISALPEATSAQLRAFDDVCAICYQEMYSAKITRCRHYFHGVCLRKWLYVQDRCPLCHEIMMYTDKNDESDEPAPIEGPTPAPIHQYNDETDEGHMSGSSSSTPRLTSNNATNTNAAATTSSAAAVAAAAASNSTQTFRWSPDIGIQE; encoded by the exons ATGTCTGTACGCACCAAAGTACTCGGATTAGTGGATGTAATGATGCGTGTGCCACCAATATTAGTCATAGATGAGGTACTCAAAATTAGTATGGGACTACCAACGCGTTTTTACCCCTCACCATCTGATCCGAGTTTACTGACCGCCGAATTTACAGCAAATCAAACACCGAGTAACACCAAAATGACGGTTGAAGCATCAACGGTTTTTACGGAGCTCAACAATGCCAGCCTTATAAATAGCACTAGTGGCGATAATGCAGGAGGCGACAGCCCGCTAGAGCGTGCCATAATTAATGCATCCGCAACAGCCGCCACAAGTGGTGTACTTAGCAGTTCGTTTGGCAACATGATGAATGAATTGTCGCAGGACACATTTCTATCGGATGTGTTGTCGATAACATCGGTGAAATTTATTGTCTGCTTATTTG TTTTTCTAAGTGCTGCTTGTATATTTATGCTGTGGACACGGCATTTGGTGATGGTCTACATGTTTGTGATATCATTGGGTTTGACATTTATATCGTATTGGTCAAATGTATCTGCGCTGGCATTAATGGAGAAATCGCCGTGCTTGTTAGAAGATCTGCTTTCATTAAATATGGCACGACTGCTTGATACAGGTGGCATAGCTTTATCGGTGTTGCCACACCTAGTGGCGCAATGGTTTATGGGTATGCTCTTCGCTTATGTGCATTTAGGACCGCGGTATCCAACGATACAAAAAATTATGCCAGTTGTGTTTGCCGGGCCAATATTTTTAGCCATGTTACCATTACCACCGCGCATTATCAAAGACTTACCAGTGCTAGCCGGTGCGGTACCGTTAATATTAACGAAAATGACAATGCTTAACAGTGCTGTAGATGCTGCCAAGACTGTTTATAATGGCTATCAATATGCAATGaattttgtgtcaaatttcggtTTATCAGCATTGATCGAGAATGAGTGGCAACGTTTGAATGTGCCGTGTGTGCTGCGTGTCTTTTGGAGTATAAg AATTGGCCAGGAATTAATTTCCATAGTGAGGCTCTCAGATGGCACTGCGCCAATAGGCTTCTTTCCCACCATGCAGAAACTACTGGTCGATGGCTGTGAAACGCTCACCGCCGTATTGGGCATGACTTCAATAATATCGGTGATATGTCACTATATTGGACGCGGATTTCAATGGTATCTCTTGACATTCGACAATGATGAGGAAAAATCATTGGGCACTGTTTCGGCGGTGCTCTTCTATATACTCGCTTTACAAACGGGCCTAACCTCCTTGTCGCCCGATAAGCGTTTTGTCCGTTTGTGTCGAAATTTGTGCTTATTGATTACAGCTTTATTACATTTCCTACACAATATTGTATCGCCCATACTGATGTCATTGAGTGCGGCACGCAATCCTTCACGCAAACGTCATGTACGCGCACTTAGCGTTTGCGCTTTTTTGGTTGTCACGCCGATTTGTTTGCTTGCCGTGCTCTGGTCACGTCACTCGCCTTCAACTTGGTTGCTAGCGGTAACGGCGTTCTCGGTCGAAGTTGTTGTAAAG GTGCTCGTTTCGTTGGCCACATACACGCTATTCCTGCTCGATGCACGACGACAAACATTCTGGGAGAAGCTTgatgattatttatattatgtgCGCGCTTTTGGTAATTCTGTTGAGTTTTGCTTTGGTATATTGCTTTTCTTTAACGGTGCCTGGATATTGGTCTTCGAGTCGG CCGAAAATGTTATAGGCGGTACCATACGTGCAGTCATGATGTGCATACATGCCTACTTCAACATTTGGTGTGAAGCTCGCGCCGGTTGGTCTGTGTTCATGAAGCGACGCTCCGCGGTACACAAGATCTCAGCACTGCCCGAGGCGACATCAGCGCAATTGCGTGCCTTCGATGATGTTTGCGCCATCTGTTATCAg gaaatgtatTCTGCCAAAATTACACGTTGCCGCCATTATTTCCACGGTGTATGTCTACGAAAATGGTTGTATGTGCAAGATCGCTGTCCACTATGTCACGAGATTATGATGTACACAGATAAAAATGATGAAAGTGATGAACCGGCGCCCATTGAAGGTCCCACGCCGGCGCCTATTCATCAGTACAAT GATGAAACCGACGAGGGTCACATGTCCGGTTCGTCGAGCTCAACACCCAGATTGACAAGCAATAATGCAACCAACACAAACGCTGCGGCCACGACATCCTCAGCAGCCGCTGTAGCGGCCGCCGCTGCCAGCAATAGTACACAGACATTTCGATGGTCACCCGACATTGGTATACAGGAATAA
- the LOC126767642 gene encoding protein TRC8 homolog isoform X2 — protein MSVRTKVLGLVDVMMRVPPILVIDEVLKISMGLPTRFYPSPSDPSLLTAEFTANQTPSNTKMTVEASTVFTELNNASLINSTSGDNAGGDSPLERAIINASATAATSGVLSSSFGNMMNELSQDTFLSDVLSITSVKFIVCLFVFLSAACIFMLWTRHLVMVYMFVISLGLTFISYWSNVSALALMEKSPCLLEDLLSLNMARLLDTGGIALSVLPHLVAQWFMGMLFAYVHLGPRYPTIQKIMPVVFAGPIFLAMLPLPPRIIKDLPVLAGAVPLILTKMTMLNSAVDAAKTVYNGYQYAMNFVSNFGLSALIENEWQRLNVPCVLRVFWSIRIGQELISIVRLSDGTAPIGFFPTMQKLLVDGCETLTAVLGMTSIISVICHYIGRGFQWYLLTFDNDEEKSLGTVSAVLFYILALQTGLTSLSPDKRFVRLCRNLCLLITALLHFLHNIVSPILMSLSAARNPSRKRHVRALSVCAFLVVTPICLLAVLWSRHSPSTWLLAVTAFSVEVVVKVLVSLATYTLFLLDARRQTFWEKLDDYLYYVRAFGNSVEFCFGILLFFNGAWILVFESGGTIRAVMMCIHAYFNIWCEARAGWSVFMKRRSAVHKISALPEATSAQLRAFDDVCAICYQEMYSAKITRCRHYFHGVCLRKWLYVQDRCPLCHEIMMYTDKNDESDEPAPIEGPTPAPIHQYNDETDEGHMSGSSSSTPRLTSNNATNTNAAATTSSAAAVAAAAASNSTQTFRWSPDIGIQE, from the exons ATGTCTGTACGCACCAAAGTACTCGGATTAGTGGATGTAATGATGCGTGTGCCACCAATATTAGTCATAGATGAGGTACTCAAAATTAGTATGGGACTACCAACGCGTTTTTACCCCTCACCATCTGATCCGAGTTTACTGACCGCCGAATTTACAGCAAATCAAACACCGAGTAACACCAAAATGACGGTTGAAGCATCAACGGTTTTTACGGAGCTCAACAATGCCAGCCTTATAAATAGCACTAGTGGCGATAATGCAGGAGGCGACAGCCCGCTAGAGCGTGCCATAATTAATGCATCCGCAACAGCCGCCACAAGTGGTGTACTTAGCAGTTCGTTTGGCAACATGATGAATGAATTGTCGCAGGACACATTTCTATCGGATGTGTTGTCGATAACATCGGTGAAATTTATTGTCTGCTTATTTG TTTTTCTAAGTGCTGCTTGTATATTTATGCTGTGGACACGGCATTTGGTGATGGTCTACATGTTTGTGATATCATTGGGTTTGACATTTATATCGTATTGGTCAAATGTATCTGCGCTGGCATTAATGGAGAAATCGCCGTGCTTGTTAGAAGATCTGCTTTCATTAAATATGGCACGACTGCTTGATACAGGTGGCATAGCTTTATCGGTGTTGCCACACCTAGTGGCGCAATGGTTTATGGGTATGCTCTTCGCTTATGTGCATTTAGGACCGCGGTATCCAACGATACAAAAAATTATGCCAGTTGTGTTTGCCGGGCCAATATTTTTAGCCATGTTACCATTACCACCGCGCATTATCAAAGACTTACCAGTGCTAGCCGGTGCGGTACCGTTAATATTAACGAAAATGACAATGCTTAACAGTGCTGTAGATGCTGCCAAGACTGTTTATAATGGCTATCAATATGCAATGaattttgtgtcaaatttcggtTTATCAGCATTGATCGAGAATGAGTGGCAACGTTTGAATGTGCCGTGTGTGCTGCGTGTCTTTTGGAGTATAAg AATTGGCCAGGAATTAATTTCCATAGTGAGGCTCTCAGATGGCACTGCGCCAATAGGCTTCTTTCCCACCATGCAGAAACTACTGGTCGATGGCTGTGAAACGCTCACCGCCGTATTGGGCATGACTTCAATAATATCGGTGATATGTCACTATATTGGACGCGGATTTCAATGGTATCTCTTGACATTCGACAATGATGAGGAAAAATCATTGGGCACTGTTTCGGCGGTGCTCTTCTATATACTCGCTTTACAAACGGGCCTAACCTCCTTGTCGCCCGATAAGCGTTTTGTCCGTTTGTGTCGAAATTTGTGCTTATTGATTACAGCTTTATTACATTTCCTACACAATATTGTATCGCCCATACTGATGTCATTGAGTGCGGCACGCAATCCTTCACGCAAACGTCATGTACGCGCACTTAGCGTTTGCGCTTTTTTGGTTGTCACGCCGATTTGTTTGCTTGCCGTGCTCTGGTCACGTCACTCGCCTTCAACTTGGTTGCTAGCGGTAACGGCGTTCTCGGTCGAAGTTGTTGTAAAG GTGCTCGTTTCGTTGGCCACATACACGCTATTCCTGCTCGATGCACGACGACAAACATTCTGGGAGAAGCTTgatgattatttatattatgtgCGCGCTTTTGGTAATTCTGTTGAGTTTTGCTTTGGTATATTGCTTTTCTTTAACGGTGCCTGGATATTGGTCTTCGAGTCGG GCGGTACCATACGTGCAGTCATGATGTGCATACATGCCTACTTCAACATTTGGTGTGAAGCTCGCGCCGGTTGGTCTGTGTTCATGAAGCGACGCTCCGCGGTACACAAGATCTCAGCACTGCCCGAGGCGACATCAGCGCAATTGCGTGCCTTCGATGATGTTTGCGCCATCTGTTATCAg gaaatgtatTCTGCCAAAATTACACGTTGCCGCCATTATTTCCACGGTGTATGTCTACGAAAATGGTTGTATGTGCAAGATCGCTGTCCACTATGTCACGAGATTATGATGTACACAGATAAAAATGATGAAAGTGATGAACCGGCGCCCATTGAAGGTCCCACGCCGGCGCCTATTCATCAGTACAAT GATGAAACCGACGAGGGTCACATGTCCGGTTCGTCGAGCTCAACACCCAGATTGACAAGCAATAATGCAACCAACACAAACGCTGCGGCCACGACATCCTCAGCAGCCGCTGTAGCGGCCGCCGCTGCCAGCAATAGTACACAGACATTTCGATGGTCACCCGACATTGGTATACAGGAATAA
- the LOC126767642 gene encoding protein TRC8 homolog isoform X3, protein MLWTRHLVMVYMFVISLGLTFISYWSNVSALALMEKSPCLLEDLLSLNMARLLDTGGIALSVLPHLVAQWFMGMLFAYVHLGPRYPTIQKIMPVVFAGPIFLAMLPLPPRIIKDLPVLAGAVPLILTKMTMLNSAVDAAKTVYNGYQYAMNFVSNFGLSALIENEWQRLNVPCVLRVFWSIRIGQELISIVRLSDGTAPIGFFPTMQKLLVDGCETLTAVLGMTSIISVICHYIGRGFQWYLLTFDNDEEKSLGTVSAVLFYILALQTGLTSLSPDKRFVRLCRNLCLLITALLHFLHNIVSPILMSLSAARNPSRKRHVRALSVCAFLVVTPICLLAVLWSRHSPSTWLLAVTAFSVEVVVKVLVSLATYTLFLLDARRQTFWEKLDDYLYYVRAFGNSVEFCFGILLFFNGAWILVFESAENVIGGTIRAVMMCIHAYFNIWCEARAGWSVFMKRRSAVHKISALPEATSAQLRAFDDVCAICYQEMYSAKITRCRHYFHGVCLRKWLYVQDRCPLCHEIMMYTDKNDESDEPAPIEGPTPAPIHQYNDETDEGHMSGSSSSTPRLTSNNATNTNAAATTSSAAAVAAAAASNSTQTFRWSPDIGIQE, encoded by the exons ATGCTGTGGACACGGCATTTGGTGATGGTCTACATGTTTGTGATATCATTGGGTTTGACATTTATATCGTATTGGTCAAATGTATCTGCGCTGGCATTAATGGAGAAATCGCCGTGCTTGTTAGAAGATCTGCTTTCATTAAATATGGCACGACTGCTTGATACAGGTGGCATAGCTTTATCGGTGTTGCCACACCTAGTGGCGCAATGGTTTATGGGTATGCTCTTCGCTTATGTGCATTTAGGACCGCGGTATCCAACGATACAAAAAATTATGCCAGTTGTGTTTGCCGGGCCAATATTTTTAGCCATGTTACCATTACCACCGCGCATTATCAAAGACTTACCAGTGCTAGCCGGTGCGGTACCGTTAATATTAACGAAAATGACAATGCTTAACAGTGCTGTAGATGCTGCCAAGACTGTTTATAATGGCTATCAATATGCAATGaattttgtgtcaaatttcggtTTATCAGCATTGATCGAGAATGAGTGGCAACGTTTGAATGTGCCGTGTGTGCTGCGTGTCTTTTGGAGTATAAg AATTGGCCAGGAATTAATTTCCATAGTGAGGCTCTCAGATGGCACTGCGCCAATAGGCTTCTTTCCCACCATGCAGAAACTACTGGTCGATGGCTGTGAAACGCTCACCGCCGTATTGGGCATGACTTCAATAATATCGGTGATATGTCACTATATTGGACGCGGATTTCAATGGTATCTCTTGACATTCGACAATGATGAGGAAAAATCATTGGGCACTGTTTCGGCGGTGCTCTTCTATATACTCGCTTTACAAACGGGCCTAACCTCCTTGTCGCCCGATAAGCGTTTTGTCCGTTTGTGTCGAAATTTGTGCTTATTGATTACAGCTTTATTACATTTCCTACACAATATTGTATCGCCCATACTGATGTCATTGAGTGCGGCACGCAATCCTTCACGCAAACGTCATGTACGCGCACTTAGCGTTTGCGCTTTTTTGGTTGTCACGCCGATTTGTTTGCTTGCCGTGCTCTGGTCACGTCACTCGCCTTCAACTTGGTTGCTAGCGGTAACGGCGTTCTCGGTCGAAGTTGTTGTAAAG GTGCTCGTTTCGTTGGCCACATACACGCTATTCCTGCTCGATGCACGACGACAAACATTCTGGGAGAAGCTTgatgattatttatattatgtgCGCGCTTTTGGTAATTCTGTTGAGTTTTGCTTTGGTATATTGCTTTTCTTTAACGGTGCCTGGATATTGGTCTTCGAGTCGG CCGAAAATGTTATAGGCGGTACCATACGTGCAGTCATGATGTGCATACATGCCTACTTCAACATTTGGTGTGAAGCTCGCGCCGGTTGGTCTGTGTTCATGAAGCGACGCTCCGCGGTACACAAGATCTCAGCACTGCCCGAGGCGACATCAGCGCAATTGCGTGCCTTCGATGATGTTTGCGCCATCTGTTATCAg gaaatgtatTCTGCCAAAATTACACGTTGCCGCCATTATTTCCACGGTGTATGTCTACGAAAATGGTTGTATGTGCAAGATCGCTGTCCACTATGTCACGAGATTATGATGTACACAGATAAAAATGATGAAAGTGATGAACCGGCGCCCATTGAAGGTCCCACGCCGGCGCCTATTCATCAGTACAAT GATGAAACCGACGAGGGTCACATGTCCGGTTCGTCGAGCTCAACACCCAGATTGACAAGCAATAATGCAACCAACACAAACGCTGCGGCCACGACATCCTCAGCAGCCGCTGTAGCGGCCGCCGCTGCCAGCAATAGTACACAGACATTTCGATGGTCACCCGACATTGGTATACAGGAATAA